A region of Photobacterium sanguinicancri DNA encodes the following proteins:
- a CDS encoding L-threonylcarbamoyladenylate synthase, whose amino-acid sequence MSQFFYMHPETPQARLVKQSVAIIRDGGVIVYPTDSGYALGCQLENKAALERICQIRRLNDKHNFTLLCRDLSELSLYARVDNVAYRLLRSNTPGAYTFIFKGTKEVPRRLMNPKRKTIGIRVPDNAIALALLEELGEPMMSTTLILPNSDIAESDPEDIRDKLEHAVDLIINGGYLGEQPTTVIDFSDGDAQIVRVGSGDPAPFE is encoded by the coding sequence ATGAGCCAATTTTTTTACATGCATCCCGAAACACCACAAGCTCGTCTTGTAAAACAATCTGTTGCGATTATCCGTGATGGCGGCGTCATTGTTTACCCAACGGATTCTGGTTATGCCCTTGGCTGCCAGCTTGAAAATAAAGCAGCACTTGAGCGTATTTGTCAGATCCGTCGCTTAAACGATAAGCATAACTTCACTTTGTTATGCCGTGATCTATCTGAGCTTTCTTTATATGCCCGTGTTGATAACGTGGCATATCGTTTACTGCGTAGCAACACGCCGGGCGCTTACACCTTTATTTTTAAAGGGACCAAAGAAGTGCCGCGTCGCCTAATGAATCCGAAACGTAAAACGATCGGTATTCGTGTACCAGATAATGCGATCGCTTTAGCTTTGCTAGAAGAGCTGGGTGAGCCGATGATGTCGACCACCTTAATTTTGCCAAATAGCGATATTGCAGAATCAGATCCGGAAGATATTCGCGACAAGTTAGAGCATGCTGTCGATTTAATCATTAATGGCGGCTACTTAGGTGAGCAGCCAACCACAGTGATTGATTTTAGTGATGGTGATGCGCAAATAGTGCGTGTTGGCTCAGGTGATCCTGCACCATTTGAGTAA
- a CDS encoding bifunctional 3-deoxy-7-phosphoheptulonate synthase/chorismate mutase, with translation MIIVLKPAATESQAKEILQRIEDAGLKPLYMPGVERIVLGALGDERVLQKLNLDAYPCVETVKPILTKYKMVSREVQAHDTVVRFGNAAIGGDKFAVIAGPCSVESEEQLLSVAEVVKQHGAVALRGGAYKPRTSPYDFQGMGVEGLKLLKLANEQLNIPTVSEVMDVSQVDTMCEYVDCLQIGARNMQNYALLKAVGESQKPVLLKRGLSATIEELLLAAEYIYDAGNPNIILCERGIRTYETATRNTLDLNAVAYLKQRTHLPVVVDPSHGTGVRELVIPLSRAAAAVGADGIIVESHLKPCEALSDGHQALTGPMFEQLMQELKPFVEAAGRTL, from the coding sequence ATGATTATTGTACTAAAACCAGCAGCTACCGAGTCTCAAGCAAAAGAAATCTTGCAACGTATCGAAGACGCAGGGCTCAAGCCACTTTACATGCCAGGCGTTGAACGCATTGTACTCGGCGCTCTTGGTGACGAACGTGTTCTCCAAAAGCTGAACCTAGACGCGTACCCATGCGTTGAGACAGTTAAACCTATTCTCACGAAGTACAAAATGGTTAGCCGCGAAGTACAGGCGCACGATACTGTTGTTCGTTTTGGTAATGCCGCTATCGGTGGCGATAAATTTGCAGTCATCGCGGGTCCTTGCTCGGTTGAATCAGAAGAACAACTACTTTCAGTGGCTGAAGTGGTTAAACAACACGGTGCTGTCGCCCTTCGTGGTGGTGCATACAAACCTCGTACCAGCCCTTACGATTTTCAAGGCATGGGTGTTGAAGGCTTAAAACTACTTAAACTTGCGAATGAACAACTCAATATCCCAACCGTATCTGAAGTCATGGACGTGAGTCAGGTTGATACAATGTGTGAATATGTAGACTGCCTACAGATTGGCGCCCGTAATATGCAAAATTACGCATTATTAAAAGCGGTGGGCGAAAGTCAAAAACCAGTCTTGCTCAAACGCGGACTTTCAGCCACTATCGAGGAGCTGCTTCTAGCTGCTGAATACATTTATGATGCAGGAAATCCGAATATTATCCTGTGTGAACGTGGTATTCGTACCTACGAAACAGCAACGCGCAATACATTGGATTTAAACGCGGTAGCGTATTTAAAACAACGCACTCATTTACCCGTAGTGGTTGACCCGAGTCATGGCACAGGCGTTCGTGAGCTGGTTATTCCACTATCACGTGCAGCTGCTGCAGTTGGCGCTGACGGTATTATTGTTGAATCACATCTTAAACCATGTGAGGCCCTATCAGACGGGCACCAAGCACTAACAGGTCCAATGTTTGAGCAACTTATGCAAGAACTCAAACCATTTGTAGAAGCGGCAGGGAGAACGCTGTGA
- the rnm gene encoding RNase RNM, whose protein sequence is MLFDLHSHTTASDGRLSPKELVERAVLNRVDALAITDHDTVSGLVEAQQTIDELNLPLTLIKGIEISTLWQNFDIHIVGLNIDPEHPAITTLIAEQITRRAERAEQIGDRLEKNRMPGALAGAKALAGDATLTRAHFAQWIVAEGYAKTMQAVFKKFMTRGNPGYVPPSWCSIAEAVAAIHAAGGQAVLAHPGRYKMTTKWLKRLLTTFVEAKGDAMEVAQPQQGQHERRNLGDYAIDYQLLASQGSDFHYPSPWTELGRNLWLPKGVTEVWHDWNVEKKRDDSEDVTE, encoded by the coding sequence ATGTTATTTGATTTACATAGCCACACGACGGCATCTGATGGCCGTTTATCACCAAAAGAGTTAGTTGAGCGAGCAGTGCTAAACCGTGTTGATGCACTTGCTATTACCGATCACGATACTGTGTCAGGGTTGGTGGAAGCTCAACAAACAATTGATGAACTAAATCTGCCTTTAACTCTCATCAAAGGCATTGAAATATCGACACTTTGGCAAAATTTTGATATTCACATTGTGGGGTTAAATATTGATCCTGAACACCCAGCAATTACGACTCTGATTGCTGAGCAAATAACACGTCGCGCGGAACGTGCAGAGCAAATTGGTGACCGACTTGAAAAGAATCGCATGCCGGGCGCATTGGCTGGTGCCAAAGCCTTAGCAGGTGATGCGACACTGACACGTGCGCATTTTGCCCAGTGGATTGTGGCGGAAGGCTATGCCAAAACCATGCAAGCGGTGTTCAAAAAATTTATGACCCGAGGAAACCCAGGTTATGTTCCACCAAGTTGGTGCTCAATAGCAGAAGCTGTGGCGGCCATTCACGCTGCGGGTGGACAAGCGGTGTTAGCGCACCCTGGTCGCTACAAAATGACAACAAAATGGCTTAAGCGATTATTAACCACTTTCGTGGAAGCAAAAGGCGATGCTATGGAAGTGGCACAGCCGCAACAAGGACAGCATGAACGCCGTAATCTCGGTGATTATGCCATTGATTATCAATTACTTGCTTCTCAAGGCTCCGATTTCCATTATCCGTCGCCATGGACTGAACTTGGTCGTAACTTGTGGTTACCTAAAGGGGTAACCGAAGTGTGGCACGATTGGAATGTCGAAAAGAAGCGAGATGATTCAGAAGACGTAACCGAGTAA
- the rluB gene encoding 23S rRNA pseudouridine(2605) synthase RluB — MSEKLQKVLARSGQGSRREIELKIQAGRVSIDGVVAKLGDRLDDLSVLVRVDGHKVDLVATSDEVCRVLAYNKPEGELCTRHDPEGRRTVFDRLPRLTEGRWVSVGRLDANTSGLLLFTTDGELANRLMHPSRTVPREYMVRVFGEVTEDMVRNLVRGVKLEDGMARFEDVVYAGGEGMNHTFYVVITEGRNREVRRLWDSQGVTVSRLKRVRYGDIYLTKDLPRGGWMELELTEVNYLREMVELEHESETMLTVEGQKRKRGVRQIRRAVRRHEERATEESSGRRGRGSKERRTPTSTRNKGTEESGNARGSKGKGGNNASSGKRKPSGNATSRRNPLKNKPAKPRTRK; from the coding sequence ATGAGTGAAAAATTACAGAAAGTACTGGCACGTTCGGGTCAGGGCTCTCGTCGAGAAATCGAATTAAAGATTCAAGCTGGTCGTGTAAGTATTGATGGCGTTGTTGCCAAGCTTGGTGACCGCCTTGACGATCTAAGTGTGCTTGTGCGCGTTGATGGTCATAAAGTTGATCTGGTTGCTACCAGTGATGAAGTATGTCGCGTCTTGGCTTACAACAAGCCTGAAGGTGAGCTATGTACTCGCCACGACCCTGAAGGTCGTCGCACTGTATTTGATCGTCTACCACGCCTAACGGAAGGTCGTTGGGTATCGGTTGGTCGCCTTGATGCGAACACCAGTGGTCTTCTTCTATTCACCACCGATGGTGAATTAGCAAACCGCTTGATGCACCCGAGTCGTACGGTTCCACGTGAATACATGGTACGTGTGTTCGGTGAAGTGACTGAAGATATGGTTCGCAACCTTGTTCGTGGCGTTAAGCTAGAAGATGGTATGGCGCGTTTCGAAGACGTTGTTTACGCTGGCGGCGAAGGTATGAACCATACTTTCTACGTAGTGATCACTGAAGGTCGTAACCGTGAGGTTCGTCGTTTATGGGATTCACAAGGTGTAACTGTTAGCCGTCTTAAGCGTGTTCGTTACGGTGATATCTACCTAACCAAAGACTTGCCTCGTGGCGGTTGGATGGAGTTAGAGCTGACGGAAGTTAACTACCTGCGTGAAATGGTTGAACTTGAACATGAAAGCGAAACAATGCTGACTGTTGAAGGCCAAAAACGTAAGCGTGGTGTTCGTCAGATCCGTCGTGCTGTTCGTCGTCATGAAGAGCGTGCAACTGAAGAATCTTCAGGCCGCCGTGGACGTGGTAGCAAAGAACGCCGTACTCCAACCTCTACCCGTAATAAAGGTACAGAGGAAAGTGGCAATGCGCGTGGTAGCAAGGGCAAGGGCGGAAATAATGCATCTTCAGGCAAGCGTAAGCCGTCTGGTAATGCAACAAGCCGTCGTAACCCGTTGAAGAACAAACCTGCGAAGCCTCGTACTCGCAAGTAA